TAACTCTTATTTTTTTCAATTGTATAAAATGAATCTACATAATCATCATTATTAGTATACCAACTATTAGGCATTGCTTGAATTATTGCTCCTGCAACTTGACCTAAAACACTCACCCAAGGTTGTGTTGAAACTGCTCCTATAATTTGAAAAACTCCATTTACAATAGCAGAAACTAAGTCCTTATAATTTGTATTATCATCTTTTTCAAATAACTGAATATTTGCAGCTTGGTATTGATAATCATCCCAAAACAATAATATTTGATTCGGATAATAATCAGTATCATCATGATCTAAATAATACATAGGTATTACCTTAATTTCAGGATTGTTTTTATCATCTTTAATACCTGATGTTATTGCATATACCTCAGCAGCACCACTTATCCAAGGTTCTTCATCATCATTTAATCTTATTTTATCTAACTTCGTGGTTTCCAATCCAGCATTTCTAGCAGATTTAGTACTTAAATCTAATGAAGACTTTAAAAACCTATTATTTTGAACTCCACTTTCTTGAAGATACTTATTCATATAAGTTACCTCTCTCTTCAAGGTTTCAAAACCATCAGTTTCAATAACAATAACTGTTTGACTTGGTGCTTCTTTAGGATCAAGATAAACAACTTCTTTATCTATTGTATAAGCTTCAACTCTCTCCCAAGTTTCCTCATCTCCTTCAGGAGCAAAAGAAAATAACACATTAGAAAAATCTTCTATTCTCTCTCCATTGTGCATCCAAACTTCTAAAATCTCTATCTTTTCAGGAGCGGCTTCTTTAGACGCCTTACCTTCTAACATAGTGGTTTTAGACATTAACATTTTATATGACTCTTCATCACTTACAAACTCAGAAGTTTGGTTTAAAATTTTAGACATCGCTACACTTGGTTGCTGATTATTCAATAACTCAAGAGTCTTTTCTTTAAAGCTTTGATTCTTCATCAAATCAATAAATTGAAAAGCAACTTCTTTCTTATTTACTAAATCGGAAGTTTGTTGCTCTGTTAAACTTTCAGAACCAGTAACTAATTCTTCAGAATTGTTACAGCCAATAAACAACATCGAAGCCAATAAAGCTCCTAATAAAATTCGGGGGGTTTTCATTTTAAAAAAATTTAATTTATTAATACTAGCTTCAATATTAACAAAAAACACAATAAAAACCTTAAAAAATGTTAATTTTTTACAAAAACATAAACAAAACACCACTAAACACTAATTTAAATTCATTTATTTAACACCAATAAAACAATTTTATAACTTTACTTTTATAAAACGTTTTTAAAGCCAAATAAGCTATTTTATAAAAAAAGATTAAACCAAATTATTCATTCATCTTCAAATTCTAATTTAAAAGGATTTTTAGCCGTTTTAAGAGTCTTTTTATTTCTTAAGCAATTGTTGATAAAATATCACAAAAACCTCTTAAAAACTTTATTTTAACTTTATAAAATTGTAAATTTGTAATGTAACAATAATCGCTTCCGAGCGATTTTTTTATGATAAAGACTTTAATTTAATTCTCTTTATAATGAGCGAAGAAAAAAAACATAATTATTCTGCCGATAGTATCCAGGCGTTAGAAGGAATGGAGCATGTACGCATGCGTCCTTCCATGTATATTGGAGATGTTGGAGTACGAGGATTACACCATTTAGTATATGAGGTTGTAGATAACTCTATTGACGAAGCCTTAGCTGGTCACTGTGATGAAATATCAGTAGATATTAATGAAGATAACTCTATTACAGTAAAAGATAATGGTCGTGGTATTCCTGTTGGAATTCATAAAAAAGAAGGAGTTTCTGCCCTACAGGTTGTAATGACCAAGATTGGTGCTGGTGGTAAATTTGATAAAGATTCTTACAAGGTATCGGGTGGACTACATGGTGTTGGGGTTTCTTGTGTGAATGCACTTTCTGATCATTTAACTGCAACTGTACATAAAGAAGGTAAAATTTGGCAACAAGAGTACGAAAGAGGTAAAACTTTATACCCTGTAAAAACTATTGGAGATACGGATTTTACTGGAACTATTGTTACCTTCTTACCAGATAAATCAATCTTTCAACAAACAACAGAATACAACTACGACACCTTAGCTACACGTATGCGCGAATTGGCATACTTAAACAAAGGTATTACTATTACGTTGACAGACAAACGTAATCAGGATGATGAAGGGAATAATATTTCTGAAACATTTCATTCCGAGGAAGGTTTATCTGAGTTTGTGAAGTTCTTAGACGGGACAAGAACACAGATTATTCAGGATGTAATCTCTATGGAAGGTGAAAAAAATGGTATTCCTGTAGAAGTTGCTATGGTGTATAATGATTCTTATGCTGAAAATTTACACTCATACGTAAATAACATTAATACACACGAAGGAGGTACACACCTATCAGGTTTCCGTCGTGGTTTAACGCACACATTAAAAAAGTATGCTGATGAGTCTGGTTTACTTAAAAATGTAAAATTCGAAATTGCTGGTGATGATTTCCGTGAAGGACTTACAGCAATTGTATCTGTAAAAGTAGCAGAACCTCAATTCGAAGGTCAAACAAAAACAAAATTAGGTAACCGTGAAGTAAGCGCTGCTGTATCACAAGCTGTATCTGAAATGTTAACGGATTACCTAGAGGAAAATCCAAATGACGCTAAAACCATTGTTCAAAAGGTTATTTTAGCTGCACAAGCACGTCACGCAGCACGTAAAGCTCGTGAAATGGTACAGCGTAAAACAGTAATGAGTATTGGTGGTTTACCTGGTAAATTATCTGACTGTTCTGAAACTGATCCTGCTCAATGTGAAATATTCCTTGTTGAGGGAGACTCGGCAGGTGGTACTGCAAAACAAGGTCGTGACCGTAACTTCCAAGCTATTCTTCCTTTAAGAGGTAAAATCTTAAATGTAGAAAAAGCTATGCAACATAAAGTTTTTGAAAATGAAGAAATCAAAAACATGTTTACCGCATTAGGAGTTACTATTGGAACAGAAGACGACCCTCGTGAATTAAACTTAACCAAATTACGTTACCATAAAGTAGTTATTATGTGTGATGCCGATGTGGATGGTTCTCACATTGCTACTTTAATTTTAACATTCTTCTTCCGTTACATGCGTGAAATGGTTGAACAAGGATATATTTACATTGCTACTCCTCCTTTATATTTAGTTAAAAAAGGGCAAAAACGCGAGTATGCATGGGATGACAATCAACGTGATTTAATTGCTCAAAAAATGGGTGGCTCAGTAACTATTCAGCGTTATAAGGGTCTTGGAGAGATGAACGCAGAACAATTATGGGACACTACCATGAATCCTGAGTTTAGAACACTACGACAAGTTACTATTGACAACTTAACTGAAGCTGATAGAATATTCTCTATGCTAATGGGTGATGAAGTTCCTCCACGTAGAGATTTCATAGAAAAGAATGCAAAATATGCGAATATTGATGCATAAAATATTTTCTTAACTTTAAAAAAG
The nucleotide sequence above comes from Tenacibaculum singaporense. Encoded proteins:
- the gyrB gene encoding DNA topoisomerase (ATP-hydrolyzing) subunit B — its product is MSEEKKHNYSADSIQALEGMEHVRMRPSMYIGDVGVRGLHHLVYEVVDNSIDEALAGHCDEISVDINEDNSITVKDNGRGIPVGIHKKEGVSALQVVMTKIGAGGKFDKDSYKVSGGLHGVGVSCVNALSDHLTATVHKEGKIWQQEYERGKTLYPVKTIGDTDFTGTIVTFLPDKSIFQQTTEYNYDTLATRMRELAYLNKGITITLTDKRNQDDEGNNISETFHSEEGLSEFVKFLDGTRTQIIQDVISMEGEKNGIPVEVAMVYNDSYAENLHSYVNNINTHEGGTHLSGFRRGLTHTLKKYADESGLLKNVKFEIAGDDFREGLTAIVSVKVAEPQFEGQTKTKLGNREVSAAVSQAVSEMLTDYLEENPNDAKTIVQKVILAAQARHAARKAREMVQRKTVMSIGGLPGKLSDCSETDPAQCEIFLVEGDSAGGTAKQGRDRNFQAILPLRGKILNVEKAMQHKVFENEEIKNMFTALGVTIGTEDDPRELNLTKLRYHKVVIMCDADVDGSHIATLILTFFFRYMREMVEQGYIYIATPPLYLVKKGQKREYAWDDNQRDLIAQKMGGSVTIQRYKGLGEMNAEQLWDTTMNPEFRTLRQVTIDNLTEADRIFSMLMGDEVPPRRDFIEKNAKYANIDA
- a CDS encoding DUF3103 family protein, translated to MKTPRILLGALLASMLFIGCNNSEELVTGSESLTEQQTSDLVNKKEVAFQFIDLMKNQSFKEKTLELLNNQQPSVAMSKILNQTSEFVSDEESYKMLMSKTTMLEGKASKEAAPEKIEILEVWMHNGERIEDFSNVLFSFAPEGDEETWERVEAYTIDKEVVYLDPKEAPSQTVIVIETDGFETLKREVTYMNKYLQESGVQNNRFLKSSLDLSTKSARNAGLETTKLDKIRLNDDEEPWISGAAEVYAITSGIKDDKNNPEIKVIPMYYLDHDDTDYYPNQILLFWDDYQYQAANIQLFEKDDNTNYKDLVSAIVNGVFQIIGAVSTQPWVSVLGQVAGAIIQAMPNSWYTNNDDYVDSFYTIEKNKSYYNYYGARRNAKINLSPFYVAPN